The Quercus lobata isolate SW786 chromosome 9, ValleyOak3.0 Primary Assembly, whole genome shotgun sequence region GGTGAGCAGAAAGTCACCGGCACTGATCCAACCGACCGGGGCCGATCGTCCCACACCGCCATTGCAACCAACCGACAAAGCCAATGCCGGCAATCAGAGCACGAAGGGAATCCCGATGCCAGTGCGGTGCAGTCACCAGAGCTGGAAATTTAAGCAACTTGGCTTATTTATACCTCTATGATAATCAACTTTCTGGTTCCATTCTTCCACAAATTGGAAACCTAACCAATTTAGTTGAACTTGACATAAGTAACAACAGTTTAAAAGGTCCCATCCCTTATAGTGttggaaaatttgaaaagcTAACATTGTTGCATAAGAACAAAAATCAGCTCTCTAGCTCTATACCCCTAGAAATTGGAAATTTGAAGTCTCCCATATTCTTAAGCCTTCATACAAATCATCTTTCTGGCTTAATTCCCACATCTTTAGGTTCTCTTAGAAACTTAACTATTTTAAACCTATACAACAATTGACTTTCTGGTTCCATTCCTGAAGAATTAGGAAACTTGAAGTCCATAACTAATCTTGAATTGAGCAGAAATCAATTGAATGGTACTATTCCAATTTCCTTCGGTACGTTGAGCGGCTTAGAAGTTTTATACCTCTGTGATAACCAAATTTCTGGTCCCATTCCGCATGGGATCGGAAACTTAATGGGGTTGACTACTCTACTTCTGAATGTCAACCACTTCACTAGCTTTTTGCCTCCAAACTTATGCCAAAGCGAATCTCTCCAAGTACTAAGGGCAGACAACAACCATCTCACGGGTCTAATACCAAAAACCTTGAGAAACTGTACAAACTTAATTAAAGTCCACCTTAAAAGAAACCAACTCTTTGGAAATATATCTGAAGATTTTGGAGTCTACAAAAAACCTACAGTACATGGACCTAAGTTACAATAGATTTTATGGTGAAATCTCACACAATTGGGGCAAGTGCACACAACTAACCACCCTGAAGATTACTGGGAACAACATTTCTAGTCGCATACCACTTGAAATTGGAGACTTAGTTCAACTCCAAATACTTGATCTTTCTTTTAACTGATTGGTTGGGGGGGTTCCAAAGGAATTTAGAAAGTTGACTTTTTTGTCAAAGTTGACTTTGAATGGCAATAAACTTTGTGGTGGTTTACCCTTGGAGCTTGGGTCATTAATAAATCTCGAGTATCTAGATCTATCCACTAATAGGTTTGGCAAGACAATCCTGAGAGATATAGGGAACCTTTTGAAACTACATTACTTGAATATGAGCAACAAGTTCATCCTTAACATTCCAATTCAAATGTGTGAATTAGCTCATTTGTCACAGCTAGATTTGAGCCTTAACTCACTCGAAGGAGAGATACCTTCACCAATCAGCAATATGCAAAGCTTGGAGTTGTTGAATGTATCCCACAATAACTTCTCAGGTTTCATTCCAGCTGCTTTGGAAAAGATGCGTGGCTTGTCGTCTGTCGACATATCCTACAATGAGTTGCAGGTTCCTCTTCCCAATAGCCGAGCATTTCAAGATGCTCACATTGAAGCATTACAAGGTAATAAAGGACTATGTGGAAACGTTACGGGATTGCAACCTTGTGGCGTAGGACATATTTCAAAGAAGggaaataaaatcattttcccTCTCTTGGGAACACTTTCACTTGTATTGGTATTCTTGGGAATTTTCTTCACTTTAAAAGGAAAAGGGCAAAAtccacaaacaaatcaaaaaaaaaaaaagacatggaCAAGGAAGAAGTGCTTACAATACCAACTTTTGATGGAAGAACAATACCAACTTTTGATGGAAGAATAATGTACCAAGAAATCATTGATGCAACCCAGGGTTTTGATGCTAAGTTTTGCATTGGGGAGGGAGGATATGGAACCATCTATAAAGCCAAGCTGATATCTGGAGATGCATACGCAGTTAAGAAACTCACATCCTCATGTGATGGTAATATTTCACAGCAAAAAGAGTTCTTAAATGAGATAAGCGCATTAACAGAAATTCAACATcgaaatattgtaaaattgcaTGGCTTTTGTTCACATTCACGtttctcaattttgatttaCAAGTACCTTGAAAAGGGTAACTTGGCCTCAATTTTGAGCAATGATGGAGGAGCTAAAGAATTGGACTGGAATAAGAGGGTGAATATCGTCAAAGGTGTGGCTCATGCATTGTCTTACATTCACCATGATTGCTTACCACCAATTGTTCATAGGGACATATCAAGCAAAAATATATTGCTGGGATCAGAGTACGAGGCTCATGTTTCAGACTTTGGTATAGCTAAGATTCTTAATCAAGACTTATCCAATTGGACTTCACTTGCAGGCACATATGGATATCTTGCACCAGATATCTTCCCTCCAATTTCCGGATATCATTCTAGGCACCCAAATTCCCTAACAAGTAGCAGAGAGGCTAATGCAAACGCAAGATACACGCCCCCAACTATGCATACTTGTAGTCTTAGACGCAAGAAGATTGCCCAACAATTAACCTTGTGGGTTGGGCCTAATCAATTAACATCTACCAAGTGGCCTTGTAgaatttctccttttttttctttatataggTAAGGCAATATCCAATATATTTATTTAGGCTTTATATCATATGGACAAAAGAAAGCCTTAGAGTGAATAATTACTTACATTACATACATCATCTTTGGGGTGCTGTTGGGTAGTGGACTGCTTGTTTGGTCCAATCTATGGTTATTTGAAGATTAGAATTCGAATTATGGACAATCATTTTTCAGATCAAGCTATGGAAAAGCAAGCAGCAGATTTGAGGGATATTTGTAGTAGATACGAACGTGATAAGAGGATGTGGGCTGCAGTTTTAGACAATTtagaaaagaaagtaaaggtAAATACCTGGTTTCCAAAGCTAGACTTGTTAACTTAAGTTTTGATGCTTAAAGTTGTACCGTTTATTGATTTACTTCTGACCATGAAAAAGGAACATTGTCAGCTGTCTCTAAGTCACACCATAGTTCTGATTCTATTCCTGAATTGAAAAAGATAGTATTTGCAGTTCAAGCAATGGGTAAATTTTCATCAACACTTAAATGTAATTGTTGTTTAACTTCATGTATTCTAACAATCTATTCTATCCAAGCTGCAGTTGCACAGCGTAATGATCTTAGATTGAAGTTCAGCGAGGAGCAGGCAAAAAGAAAGATGCTTTATAACCAGATTCAGGAAGCAAAAGGCATAATCTTTTCTTCTGATGCCTAAAAATGTAATATTCTTTTTACATCTTTGACCTGTGAATTGAAACAACTCCTGCTTTAACTGTGTACATTACAGGGAACATCAGGGTGTTTGTAGGTGTCGCCTCTGAGGAAGGAGGAGATATCTACTGGGTATGCAATGGTTACAGATTTTGATGCTTTATAACCAGATTCAGGAAGCAAAAGGCATAATATTTTCTTCTGATGCCTAAAAATGTAATATTCTTTTTACATCTTTGACCTGTGAACCGAACCAACTCAAGCTTTAACTCTGTACAATACAGTAAACATCAGGGTATTTTGTAGGTATCAGCCTTTGAGGAAGGAGGAGATATCAACTGGGTATGCAATGGTTACAGATTTTGGTGCAGCTAAAGATGGAGAACTTGGGCCATTTGCAGGTGGATTGACAAAGAAGATCTTCAAGTTCGATCAGGTTTATACGCCAAAGGATGATCAAGGTATTCATGGAGCAGGACACGTCTGAACTTGTGAGAACAtctcaaattttaccaaaattttcatGGAATGTACTTAACCTGGATATACGGTCAATGTACCTTCAGTTTCTGATAAAATTTGagaacttttatatttttgtgaaattttgaaCTGTCAAAATCAgccttttctttggttttctttctaATATGCCAACCATTCCCCTCccaatttctatttttcatgctcttttctctttccttgtCCAGTCatgagtttttgttgaaaattttttaccacTGCTCCAGACTTTATGAATGTTCTTTATTGAAAATACAAGATCTGTATGGAATGGTTTCTGATTCCAAAAGATGTTTGGACAATGGTTTGTCTGAGGATACTGAACATGTGATAATATTGAGTTGAAAAAGTCGTCAACTGAAAGTACCTGCTAGTCTGGACTTAAAAAGTATTCTCTTTCTGTACCAGTTGATGTATTTATGGATGCTTCACCAATGGTAGTTTCAGTGTATACTCAAAAAGTCTCTGATGACAATTTGAGAACTGCATATAGtatactctctctttttttcccctgatAGACATAGAATTATAATGAAATATACAATCAATCAACAtttatcaaatttgaaaaagagCTAGAAGAGAGGGTTTGATCTTTGTAGTCTTAGTTCTCGAACCAAGAGACCCATTAATCAAGATCCTAATGCATATAGAAACAAATGGTATAATGGGAGCAAGAATTTCCAGGAACATTTGGAACACTTCAATTCTAAATAGAAGAGCCGTTTTCATGTTCAAGTGGTGTTCAATCGATATCGTATTAATCAATATTCAATTGATTGGTTTAAGGTTCTCAgcaaaaaatacttttattgaaaaaattgaatatcatgTTTACGATAGTGAACACTctaaacaagaaacaaatacaacaaGTTCAAAACCTAAAGCTAACAGATTGTAAGAATTCAGAAATTGATATACAATGCGTAAAACCCCAAATACGAGCCCACTGAAACAAAGTAAACTGCATATAGACAAATAgtatacaaaacaaaacttttctttAAGCAAATAAGAAGCAGTCAAATTCTTTTAACATATTTAAGTCTTAAATTGACTAAGATCACTATATCCTAGACAACAGAACACCATagaagaagcatgaaaactttAATCCttagcaggaaaaaaaaaataaatcagatttttcaataaattttgtttgttttttacttttttccaCGATTGAAGCAATGAGTGGAATTAGAGGGAGTTTACTTTAGGGTCTACCCAGAGATACTTTACTGTGCTTGGTGGTGTTCCTCCGGCCATTATCAGTGGCGGAGGCGGGGGCAAAGAGAGTTTTCTGGTAATATGAAGTAATCGGAAACTAGTGCTTCAGCTCAATTGAAAATCGAagtttttatttctctttggatagagtaaaaataaataaagaataataaaaatggtaGAATTCTataatcaaagaaaaacaaagatgatagtgagtgagagagatggagagataCTGACCAGTAATGCATTGGGTCATGCAAAGGAAGAAAACACAACAAAACTATTGAAATCCACCGGTTACAATTACATTCAAATTTTGAGCTTTTCACCACTgcgcacccttggtgcgatggtcatttcacaaatataaatgctTGTAGGGTGTGGGGGCTAAAAGTCGGGGTTCAACTCtctaggagggagcttcacacacttatacatttaaattaggttagagtaaatattctatcttgtatcaaaaaaaatttgagcttttCCTACCCAGTCCAAAACagatttttccctttgttttaggtcaagttttaaattattgacctagtttttctttattttgggttggtATTCCTAATCAACACTTGTTAGAGttagtaaactatttttttttttttaacttgggttattaaactattaataatatatttaatattaaaaaataaatatattaatatatagagagtgCGCGGTGCGATGCAGATTGTGcgatttttcttattataaaactgcAAACTGCACTGCACCATGCGGTGCAATGTACTGTTACTTACAGTGCGGTGCACTGTTGTTTGCGGTGCAATGTGGTTATGCCAATTTGTGGGTGGTTTTGGTGCAGTTTTTGTGGTTTGTGTGGTTTAGTGAACACCCCTAAGTGCAACATTTCGGTCCATTACAATCCATTTCGGTTCATTTAGTTCACTTTGGAGACACTTTGGGAGGAAAGCGTTGTGTAGAAAGAgaaattgttttattaaaaattatgtcACATTCTTAGTGCAATGTTGGTA contains the following coding sequences:
- the LOC115961335 gene encoding protein STRUBBELIG-RECEPTOR FAMILY 8-like → MDKEEVLTIPTFDGRTIPTFDGRIMYQEIIDATQGFDAKFCIGEGGYGTIYKAKLISGDAYAVKKLTSSCDGNISQQKEFLNEISALTEIQHRNIVKLHGFCSHSRFSILIYKYLEKGNLASILSNDGGAKELDWNKRVNIVKGVAHALSYIHHDCLPPIVHRDISSKNILLGSEYEAHVSDFGIAKILNQDLSNWTSLAGTYGYLAPDIFPPISGYHSRHPNSLTSSREANANARYTPPTMHTYQAMEKQAADLRDICSRYERDKRMWAAVLDNLEKKVKIVFAVQAMGKFSSTLKCNCCLTSCILTIYSIQAAVAQRNDLRLKFSEEQAKRKMLYNQIQEAKGNIRVFVGVASEEGGDIYWPLRKEEISTGYAMVTDFGAAKDGELGPFAGGLTKKIFKFDQVYTPKDDQGIHGAGHV